GCTTCATACGCCGCTTTTAGCTCAGCGAAACGCTCGGCAGCTTCTTCTAAGTCAAGAGAGTTATCGGCCGGGGCTTCTTCGCTATCTTCATCGTCAGCATCATCGGCACTGTTCGTGTCTTCGGTGAGTGTGGCGTCGAAATTGTCATCCGCTTTGTTAGCATCATCGAGCATGGAGCCAATATTGGCAGCTGGGGCTTCGTCTTCTTCTGTGATGTAGCCACTGATGATATCGTCGAGGCGAATTTCTTCAGCTTCGAATTTTGCATATTCTTCGAGAATAATTGCACTGCTTTGCGGGTGGTGGGCAATGGCTTCAAAGGCTTGTTTGACACCTTCTTCGATGCGTTTAGCAAGTTCGATCTCACCTTGGCGAGTTAATAACTCAACGCTGCCCATCTCGCGCATATACATCCGCACTGGGTCTGTGGTGCGGCCGAACTCAGCATCTGAGCCAAGCGCTGCAACAGCATCGTCAGCATCTTCGGTAGAGCTGGCGTGTTCATTCATTAATAGGCTGTCAGGGTCGGGAGCCGTTTCATAGACAGGAATCCCCATGTCGCTGATCATTGCGACAATTTCTTCGACCTCTTCCGGGCTGCTCATATCATCCGGGAGGTGGTCGTTCACTTCTGTAAACGTTAAAAAGCCTTGTTGCTTACCTCGAACAATCAGTTCTTTAAACTGTGACTTTTTTTCTTGTTGATCCATACTGACCCCTACACACTGTTTTGACTACATGGGTTAGTCAAACGTTTTATTAAAATCATGGTGAGATGCCTCACCGCTTAACCTTGTTCCTTGCATCCTACAAGTAACCGCTTAAGTTCCTCTTTTTCCATAGGTGAGAGCGCCTGTTGCTGCGCTTTGATCAGCAACTGCTCTGCAAGTCGGTTTTTCGATTTGTTTGATAAACGTTGTATTATATCAAGCAATTCATCTTGTGCATGTGATTCATTGTCAATCAATGGGTCAGTGGCTGCTAATTGTGCTAGCAAACTACCTTCTTGGCAGTGGGACCATTGTGATAAGACCATGCCCATGTTTACATGGGGCCTTGATTGACAAAATTCAAGTACTTTATATAAAAGATCACTGCCGGCCATATGGTTCGTATTAATTACCTGACTATCGACGGCTTGGCTAAGTGCTGGAAAGTGCAGCAATAACGTTAACGAGCGAGCAATCGCGTTATCCACTTGGCGTGGTGAGGCCGGTGGACTGTGCTCTATGCGATTGACGTTAGGTGAGGCTGATTTGCTGAGTAATTGACTCAGCTGGCTTTCATTCATGCCCGCTTCTTGTGCCAGTGTCGCTAATAAAATCTTTGCAAATGCACTTTCTGGTAGCTTAGCTAAAAGTGGTCTGGCTTTGTCGACCAATTCCGCGCGACCTTCTAATGTATGTAAATCCAAGCCCTTTTTAAGTTCTTGAATCATAAATATTGATAAGGGTAACGCTTTGGTTAGAGCCGTGTTAAAACCAGAAGTTCCCGACTGCCTGACAAGGCTATCTGGGTCTTCACCCTCGGGAAGCAATAAAAAGCGGAGAGTACGGCCATCGCGGACGAAGCTTAACGAGTGCTCTAGGGCGCGCCAAGCGGCTTTAAGTCCGGCATTGTCGCCATCAAAGCAGAAGGTGACGGTGTTGGTATAGCGAAAGAGTTGTTGCAAGTGAGAAGCGCCAACGGCGGTGCCTAAAGTCGCGACGGCATTGCGGATGTCATATTGGGCTAGGGCAATTACGTCCATATAGCCTTCAACAACGATAATTTCATTGAGCTTTTTATTGTATTGTAAGGCTTCGTACAACCCGTATAGCTCGCGGCCTTTGTGATATAAAGGGGTTTCTGGTGAGTTTAAATATTTAGGCTTTTCATCGCCGAGGCTACGACCGCCAAAGGCAATCGTCTGACCTTGCGGATTTCTAATCGGAAACATGATGCGACCACGAAAACGGTCATAGAGGCGGTCTTTATTCTCGATGAGCATGCCTGTTGTGATTAAGTCGTTTTGTCGTGTTGTAAAGCGCTGGCTGAGTGTATCCCAGCGTGGGGGGATATAACCCATTTGATAATCGCGAGCGATTTCACCTGAAAGCCCACGGGACTTAAGATAATGAATTGCAGTGGGGGCATGGCGTAATTGCTGTCTATAGAGCGTATTAATCTCTGTCATTAGCGTTAAGAGTGGGGCCAGATGGTCACGTTGGTGATCTTGTTCAGTAACTGGGAGTGTTAAGCCGAGAGGGTCAGCAAGCTCTTTTAGGGCATCACGAAAGCCAACCCCCTCATATTCAATGATAAAGTTAATCGCATTGCCACTCGCACCACAGCCAAAACAGTAATAAAATTGCTTGGTCGCACTGACAGTAAAAGAGGGTGATTTTTC
This genomic stretch from Piscirickettsia litoralis harbors:
- the dnaG gene encoding DNA primase; this translates as MAKRIPNEFIEDVLARTNIVDTIGQRVQLKKTGSNHSGLCPFHNEKSPSFTVSATKQFYYCFGCGASGNAINFIIEYEGVGFRDALKELADPLGLTLPVTEQDHQRDHLAPLLTLMTEINTLYRQQLRHAPTAIHYLKSRGLSGEIARDYQMGYIPPRWDTLSQRFTTRQNDLITTGMLIENKDRLYDRFRGRIMFPIRNPQGQTIAFGGRSLGDEKPKYLNSPETPLYHKGRELYGLYEALQYNKKLNEIIVVEGYMDVIALAQYDIRNAVATLGTAVGASHLQQLFRYTNTVTFCFDGDNAGLKAAWRALEHSLSFVRDGRTLRFLLLPEGEDPDSLVRQSGTSGFNTALTKALPLSIFMIQELKKGLDLHTLEGRAELVDKARPLLAKLPESAFAKILLATLAQEAGMNESQLSQLLSKSASPNVNRIEHSPPASPRQVDNAIARSLTLLLHFPALSQAVDSQVINTNHMAGSDLLYKVLEFCQSRPHVNMGMVLSQWSHCQEGSLLAQLAATDPLIDNESHAQDELLDIIQRLSNKSKNRLAEQLLIKAQQQALSPMEKEELKRLLVGCKEQG